Sequence from the Priestia megaterium genome:
CTTAGTTGCTGCAATTGGTTCTTTTGACGTACGCCCCTTCATAATTAACGGAATCCATTCTTTTAGCTTTTCAGGACTATCGGAATACTCCATTCCTTGAAACAACGGATTGTTTGACAGCGCTTCAAAACGCTTTTTCAGAAACGATACATTTTTTTCCCCTTGTACCAAACTCATATGCGGAATTGGCATGATAAAATCTTGCGGATTGCGAATCAACTTGCTGCTTACAAGATAAGACCAAAACTGTCTTGACAGCTGAAACTGCTCGTTAATTCGGATCGCTTTTGTTATATCTATAGATCCATCAGCTTTTTCTGATGTATAGTTTAGTTCGCACAGCGCAGAATGGCCCGTCCCTGCATTATTCCATTCGTTCGAGCTTTCTTCCCCTGCGTCTGCGAGTTTTTCAAATACTTTAATGTCCCATTCAGGTGCTAACTCTTTGAGTAATGACCCCAAAGTTGCGCTCATGACTCCGGCACCAATTAAGATAACGTCTGTTTTTTTCTGTACGTTGCTCATTATAACCTTCCTCATCCCCTATATTTGTAAAAAGATGTAGGCGCTCCTGCTTACGTAGTAAAAAAATTCAGGTGCGACCTAAGAACACACCTTTTTCTGTCTCACTTATAACTATATCACAGTATAATTGTCTGATGATTATAAACTATTCAAAAATGATAAAAAAGTGAGAAAATCGCCCACAAATTCCAAAAAACTTATTAAATTCCCTCTGCATTTTCTTTTATTAGTAAACTTTTATACCTACTTCTAAGTGTCAAAACAAGAATTGATAAAATAACAAACTATTCCAAAAATTCAGCTTAAAAACCAAAATAACTTTCTTGAAAATTTCACCTACTATAACTATACTCACTCGAAAGAACAATCAGCACTATAAATAGAAATGCCTTCATTCTTTTTGACTAGTTATACGTAGACGTATATATGTATAGAGCACCAGTTCGTTCAGGTGCATATTTAGAAAAATAAGTACATTTTACAACAGCTGATTTTCAGCTCATATTGTAAATTACAATATCTATGTCATATAACATACCATGAAATAAGTGAATAAGTAAATGATTATTCAGAAATTTATGTTATAAAACCTAACATGTATGTTGACTTTTACATAGGACATACTTAACAGTACTTTACATGCTTCTTTCATTTTAAATTTGTTTAATTGCCTTGTTCATGCGCCATGGTTGTTGCTGAGTTCAATCAAAATAAGCCACGATTAGCACGTGACTTGTTTTGCTTCTTATTGAGCTGGTTGAATATCATCTTGTGTAAACGTCCAAATACCACGATTTTTACTAAAACCGCTAAATTCAAACTTGAAATTTCCTTCTTTTGATATATCAAACGTCGCAATCCCGCTTTGTTTTTCTCCTGGTGAAATGTTTCCATTCAAATGATTCTCTGTTGCACTAGAAACAACCGTAGCAAAGTATTGAGTGTCTCCTTTTTGAATATTAAAATGAAGTAGCTCACTTATTTTATGATTTTTCTTTCCTTTATTCTCAATCGTAATATTCATTTTGATAAACTGTCCGTTTTTGTTTTTAGATAACTCATCATCCGGTACGACTTGTGGAGAT
This genomic interval carries:
- a CDS encoding DUF4352 domain-containing protein; translation: MSKKKWLIGASTCFLVLGLAACSSGESEKASGNEKHSAESSEKKSDDKELNVDAKFDKEKTDKFYNTVTKKLGETANVDDLTITVESPQVVPDDELSKNKNGQFIKMNITIENKGKKNHKISELLHFNIQKGDTQYFATVVSSATENHLNGNISPGEKQSGIATFDISKEGNFKFEFSGFSKNRGIWTFTQDDIQPAQ